In the genome of Hippoglossus hippoglossus isolate fHipHip1 chromosome 9, fHipHip1.pri, whole genome shotgun sequence, the window gtacattttgatTGGTACCATTCCCGTGCAGAAAAAATGGAGCGGAGTGAGGCATAAACCAGGATATATAGTAATAACACTTGATAAGGACCACACTGACTGTATTTACACAGAGCGGATATCCACCCTCTTCCCCACCTCGGAGAAAAGCTATACATCTCTGTCCTCAAACCTCCACATCAGCCCCATCTGTTCTTTGCTATATAAAAGGCCGCAGCTTTGATTAAAGGAGATGGATGCACAGAAACGTGCACTTACACATGCATCCACATATACTATGTATACACTCCTTGAGCCGTGTCTACAGGCATCTTGCACACATGGCCCCTACAGCACGTAAATACAACTGGTGGCCTGACAAcacaactccacacacacacacacacacacacacacacacacacacacacacacacacacacacacacacacacactcacacaactcTGTTACCGCCAAAACTTTTTACCTGAATCTTAGCAACATTTCATGATTCACCCAGAGCTCCTGGTTGTAGGTAAATTCAAGAGAACTCAGTTGTGAATCATGGGTATTTTAACTACACACTCGGGGCCGTGCAGATAGCTACTTAGCTGACTTTAACATAATCTCAATCCCTTCCTCTCCGCCTCTCTGTAACCTCAGCACAGACTCCCAGCGGGTTGGAAAGCCATGTGGGACAGTTTTGCGCTGGCATCCCCATAAATCTGTGGGAGGCTGGATACCAGTTCTTTAACAGACAGTGAGCCGGGTCCTTGCAGGGCCACAGGCAGCACCAAAACCAAAGCCTCCACATCCCATACACCTCTCTGAGACATACTGCGTATACATACAAACATGATTATgtatgtacatttatatatatatagctgaAGAAAAGACTAGACGTCATCCacaaaaaagtacattttgtcACTTCAAGGGATCATCAATAGTCTACAAAGGACGTCAGCCCTGGGATCATGTCTAGCCCCAGGGGCCAGAGCAAAGACTGAAGCTACTGTTGTGTAGTATCCTTTACCATGTGAACCTGATATGAGAGTGTATAATCCACACACAGTGTCCCCGGACCCCCTCAGGATACAGCTTTTTGATGGCACCACCATTGATACTGAAGACGCATGGCTTTGATGTGGCCACAATGATGATCAGCCATGTCATTCATGAACTTGTGCCTCCTGAGAGTCTCTCTTTCACCTCCCTCCCTGACGCTCGGTTCACGCTAACTCAGACCCACTTCTCATAAAAGGAGACCCCGCTCTGAAAAATGTGACTTTGTGAATcgttcaaaatataaaaaaacaggcatGGGAGGTAAATGAAAGCTTCTAAACGTACAGAGCTTAAACAGAGGAGTGAATTCAGACACACGGACAACTCAAAAGAAACGGCTGATGAAGGaggcagtaaaaaaaacattacggCCAGTAAATAAAGTTGCTTCTGTCCTGACCttgtcaaaacaaacatgtcctCTGACATTCTGCCATTTCCCCTCAGTCACTTTGATTGAACGTGTGGTTTAGGTCTCCCAAGAGGAACATTAAAAGGTTCCATATACACGCCATGGGGTCGGGGGACAgcgaggaagagggagaaaaatgagTATGTGAGAACGGGGGAgcatatatgtttgtgtgtgtgtgtgtgtgtgagtaataAGTGAGCACATGTGTCGTCGTCGGCTTCTATATGATCACACAGCCTCAGGAGCCCGGGTACCCACCGGCTGACATAGGCACACACACGTAGCTCAGTGGGAATGCCAGGGCACTAATGAGAATGCCATTTTACTGATTGATATGCcgaaaaaaaaatacaacatgtaaTCACTTTAAAGACGCGTTTCTCCCAGTGAGCACGTCAAACTACTTTAAACAAACGTCTGATCTTTGACTGAGGGTATGTAATTTGCTTGATGCCGGCTGGCAGGCGGGCAATCTGAgtgggagagcgagagagagagagacagacgaggagaggcagagagggtcTAAAAGCATCAATGAGGCTGACATCCGTGTCCTCCCCCCTTGCTCCAGCCCGGTTCTTCTGTGCGTGTTATCAGCGCTGTTTACCCTGGGCTGTGAAGACTGCCTGATAATGGACGGGTTATCTGCCCCTGCTCCTTTTTAAGCCATCTGAGAGCTACCACCATTGTACTGAGTGTTTGGACAGGAGAGATATCAGTGGGATGtctggtttaaaacaaaaagacgaGAACGCTCGGTCCAAACTTCCAAACCAATGGACAGACTGGTGGTCTCTggatgtttttatatatattaaaatccAGCGTTCAAGCCGTGTtgtgtataaataaatcaaatgtgtgCATTATGAGCGTCTTCCTCAAAAAACTTTACACCCGATTTTTCAAATGAGAAACATTTCAGAGGCTTGATTCAGACTTGATTCCTCGACTCAAAACAACCGACAggtgattttatgttttcatttatatcCAAATGCTGCAAAATCCAAACAAGACCAGAAAAAAGTTCAGAAGTTTTGATTGCAGAGACtagaagcttttattttgcaaCAGAAAGTGGCCTCGTTTAAGATATAGGAAAGGTTCATATCGACTTTGGTTTCTGGTTTAATTCGGTTTCtagtttttgcatgttttattatttcattttatttttttttacaatcagaTACTCATTGAGTTACTTACTGAGAGGGTCATCCTTGCTCTTGGTTCCACTGACTGTTCCATTCTTATCAATCCTCAGGAAGAACTTCTGGAAAGAGAACAGCTTCCTCCTGCGTATATCCCCTTGGAGGTGATTGTAGCTGCGCACATGCCGACCCTGCGGTCCTCCAGTCCGACCCAGAGGGCCCCCAATGGTCCTGGGCCTGAAGGCGAGCTCAGTCTCCGAAATGTTCAGTGGAACTCTGAGAGCTCGTGGGTTGGCGAGCCTCAGTCTTTCTCTGCGGAGCTGATGGCAGGCTGCCCCGGAcagggaaaaggagaaaagcacCAGGGCCAGCAGGAGAGGCAAAGACAGGGAGGAATGCAGTGCTGATGACCTTGTTCCAGAGTTGGTCCCAGAGCCAGAACGAGCCCCTAACCCGGCCCTGGAGCAGGACGAGGCAGAGGCAGCCTTACTCCCTCCAGCAGCCCATCTGATCATGGTAGTGTGCTGTGTAGAGGACTAGTGGCAGCCTCAGAGCCTGGGACATGCTGCTGGGGATGAGGAGAGGCACGGAGGGCAGGGAGGAAACCCCTCCACGGTCCAGGCTGGTTGGAGATGGTTCTGCTTCAGAGTCTTAATTATTCAGCTCCTGTATGAAATTCTCAGATTTGCCTCTGAATTTTAGGCTGATAAgtctttttttgtaaaataagtcAGTCTGAATGAGCAAATATTACCTAAAAAAACTACACAGCAATTActgtgtttcttatttttggCTGCTCCGGCACGACCCTCGCATTTCCAAGCAGGTGctcaatttaagaaaaaaaatattaaagttcACTGATATCCCAGTAGAGAGGTGAAACTCCGTAGGTCCAGTGAAATCGAAAAAAGAGACACCTCACAATCTACACTCGGCATGTGCAGGGAAGCATCTTCAGACTTCAATctgaggaggaaaacaggaTTCAAGACTTAAAGAGGAATGTTGGTCAGTCCAGACGCATGTCAGATAAtccatgtcttcttcttctgctgctgccctgctcctctctctctctctctctctacccccaAATGACTCCACCTTCATACAGCATGGTGATAACGGGCATGgggtggtctctctctccctccctctctctctctctctctctctctctctctctctctctctctctctctctctctctctccctctctctctctgtgtgtctcaggatCAAGTCGGTTGTGTTCGCCTCCCTCGCCTGATGTGAATATTCCTGGAGACTCTTGGTTACATGATCCCTCCCTCCTTTACTCAACTTCCCCTCTCACATATGGGAGcaagtagtgtgtgtgtgtgcgtgtctgtgtgtgtgtgtgtgtgtgtgtgtgtgtgtgtgtgtgtgtgtgtgtgtgtgtgtgtgtgtgtgtgtgtgtgtgtgtgtgtgtgtgtgtgtgtgtgcgtgcctgcaTACAAACAGATCTAACTTCTGGAGTGAGGGGTGATAGCAGGGTTTATCTGAATAGATGCTGCCGGCCAGGAGGAGGCAGTCTGGGAGTATTGCATCAGTCTTGAACTAATGATTAATTTAGTCGTTAATCaaagagtgtttgtgtttttactgtgcgTGGTTACAATCAACAATCTATTTGTGGGATGTCGTGTTCATTTTTGTGAACCAGTGTTAAGGAGGATGAATATCACAAATTCAAACGGAGCCACTTGTTCCTCATTAAGATGTGATAATCCCAACAAGTGGCcgtcctcctctgcctcttcagaTAGAAATCATATTAAGTTACTGTTGCCGGTTGCCGTGTGCATGCTGCCTTATCATGGCCATCTTGCTGAggcctctctctttccctcaaGGCACTTTATCGCAGCGTTATCTCTCCAGCAGCGCTGTAATGCAATGCAGCTCTCCAGTTTCACTCACCAGACCTCCACCGTCCTCTGTGACTCAGGTGTCTGCGTGGAACTCAGCCAATGAGACTCTCTCTTACGGACGGACCAGGCATCAGTCTCTCCTCAGGGCATGAGCCACAGCACAGGATGGACAATGTCATAGCCGACCAGACAACAATGTAGAGTATGTGCAGTGAATGTGCAGAATATTAGGTATGGTCAGTGTTCTACAGGGGTTCAGTCAAATAAAATCACCATGTCCTATTCGTTGATTTTTCTTATCAAATCAATATTGCAAGACACTTTTCCATGTTCTTAGACAATACAGACACGGGTGGAGTATTCTTGGGCTCCAGCAATCAGAACATTTGAAGTTTTTTAAGAGGACAACAGTGATCAAGGACATTTTCAACAATCCAGTGTGATAAACAAAATGTGCTGCTGGCGCTCTTATCTGTTCTCCCTGATCCTCGTGTCTGTGATGTCGGGGTCTGTCCTGTTCCCTGTTTTCCTTCCTTTAAATCCTAGTTTTTTAGTGCCCTGCTTTAACGTCTGTCAACGATCTACGGCCAGAGCAGCAGTCATGTCTTAACTCTGGTCTTGGCATGGCTTTATCTGAGGATACAAACAAAGCAAATCTTATCAGCGCTTCCTTTGCGGCGTCCCTTCCCACTGTGATAACTTGAATCTGtgcagaggaaactgctgaggaGCTGATTATTGATACGTCAATAtagtagtttttctttatttgcaaCCTAAGAGGCACTGGACTTAAGCCCTGTCTAAATTTTAATGTAGATGTTATTTAAAAGTAGTCATTGTGTTGAACTATGATCAACATGATTTTTCACATCCTCATTTGATATTTTACTGTCAATTATTTATCAGTGACCTCTCTAACTGTCCAAATGAACAGTAGACACAATAAGTCTGCACAAGTTTTAACTCGATAAATCTCACTTACAAACCTTTTTGTGAGAATACGTTGAATAATTTGAATACATTTCATAATTGTAAAAATAATGGAGAGTTCGGACATATATGTTtaagaaaataatgattttgaGGATAATACCTGTTAAGATTTTTAAGTTTGACTTTTTACATtctacatttttgtgtgtttttttgtttgacagTCACATGCTAAAGCTTTATAATTTAAACACTCATGgaccaaaacattattttaatgacAGCTGAGAACAGTTTCATGCATCAAGTTTGTATTTGACATCGAGGGATTCAGCCAGATCACGACAGATGTGCGGATATACCCGCAGACTTACTGTTCTTTCCAGTAATCTCAGCGTAGATGCCTCAGAGAGATGTTGGGCTGCAGTGATGCTGACAGACTCGCAAGATTTTTAGGATTTCTTTAGAGGCCAAGGAGCAAATTCTTTGTAAACATAACGGtgcctgtgttttttctcctaAATGCAATATAAGTGAGCTTTGCAGGGTCTGGAGATGATCTCACATCCCTCCCTGCTCTACAGCTTTAGTATTTAGTGTATCTTTATAGATCTATCTCCCCGAATTGCATTTCAAAGTTCAAAACAATAGgcaataaaacagacaaaaggtGCATCTGATCCCTCCCTACAGGCTGTGGCTCTAGCCGGGTTctcttcaaaaacaaaaacgcGATCACAATAAAGGCAACAAAAACTCAAATACCGGAAATTTATACGCGTCAGCGCAGACATTTGATTTCACACGGTTCCAACTgccaaagagaagaaaaatgaatcaagatgaaacacatgaaaaggttcctttttattctttttagcGTGTAATGTATGAATTTAACAGAaataactctttttttttttaaggaaggTTAAACCATcaggtgtgtttttgttgtatttaggTCAGAAGGCTGATACAGTGTCGACCTTAACACAATATTCATGTGATGacgtttttatttctca includes:
- the LOC117767564 gene encoding fibroblast growth factor 10-like — translated: MIRWAAGGSKAASASSCSRAGLGARSGSGTNSGTRSSALHSSLSLPLLLALVLFSFSLSGAACHQLRRERLRLANPRALRVPLNISETELAFRPRTIGGPLGRTGGPQGRHVRSYNHLQGDIRRRKLFSFQKFFLRIDKNGTVSGTKSKDDPLSVLEITSVDVGVVAIKGLNSNYYLAIGRKGDLYGAREFGVDCTLKERIEENGYNTYASAQWRNKKRQMFVGLNVHGRPLKGKKTRRKNTATHFLPIMV